The following are encoded in a window of Myxococcota bacterium genomic DNA:
- a CDS encoding ATP-binding protein — protein MHPLHVAVALSTLACAACAGGIFVHARRGSGEDLRRAVLLLGFAYLGVCQLMAHLQPSPEAAAWLARASAPGWVFLGPLALQVFSERFHVRARWLSAPLRLGYGLAFVALVAAVTTPWVVASMRPAPWGYSIEPGPLYGPIFVYNLLGTLIGVGIAGRATGELPEDRRRPARWLLAGVSVPTAILVGTDFVMPLAGREFPPLIPSVFAPVALLSLYLHARFGQSPLTPSRAAEEILASLPDGVALHRSDGRIRFANPALARLAGTSVEALEGKPMDALLQPGDAHDRFELIFGDGPRIPVAARSHTLHTERGIQLGEVTVVRDLREVSDLRHQLLTSARLAAVGELAAGIAHEINNPLAFVRSNLSQLEARWKQLRDRRRDLGPEFASAFSDTGELLEESLEGIDRAVEIVRSVNRFAHSGSDARESVDVRQLLEDSLRIASIQLRDRVEVWSEFESDLPPVRGAAQQLRQVFLNLVVNAAQAVDDGGTVFLATRVEQDEVVVAVADDGCGIPRDVVDRIFDPFFTTKAVGVGTGLGLGIAHRIVESHGGTIEVETADGRGSVFRVRLPVDHAS, from the coding sequence GTGCACCCGCTACACGTCGCCGTCGCCCTCTCCACTCTGGCCTGCGCCGCCTGCGCGGGAGGGATCTTCGTGCACGCGCGCCGCGGAAGCGGCGAGGACCTGCGTCGCGCGGTGCTACTGCTGGGCTTCGCCTACCTCGGGGTCTGTCAGCTGATGGCCCACCTCCAACCCTCGCCCGAGGCGGCCGCCTGGCTCGCCCGCGCTTCCGCGCCGGGTTGGGTCTTCCTCGGGCCGCTGGCGCTGCAGGTCTTCTCCGAGCGGTTCCACGTGCGCGCACGCTGGCTCTCCGCGCCGCTTCGCTTGGGCTATGGGCTGGCGTTCGTCGCGCTCGTCGCCGCCGTGACGACCCCCTGGGTCGTCGCGAGCATGCGCCCGGCGCCCTGGGGCTATTCGATCGAACCCGGACCGCTCTACGGACCCATCTTCGTCTACAACCTGTTGGGGACGCTGATCGGCGTCGGGATCGCGGGCCGCGCGACCGGCGAATTGCCCGAGGATCGACGCCGACCCGCGCGGTGGTTGCTCGCCGGCGTCAGCGTTCCCACGGCCATCCTGGTCGGAACGGATTTCGTGATGCCGCTGGCGGGTCGCGAGTTCCCGCCGCTGATCCCTTCCGTGTTCGCGCCGGTGGCGCTCTTGTCGCTCTACCTGCATGCGCGCTTCGGCCAGTCTCCGCTCACCCCGTCACGCGCCGCCGAGGAGATCCTGGCCAGCCTTCCGGACGGTGTCGCGCTTCACCGCTCGGACGGACGGATCCGCTTCGCCAACCCCGCTCTGGCGCGTCTTGCAGGGACCTCGGTCGAGGCGCTCGAAGGGAAGCCGATGGACGCGCTGCTTCAGCCGGGAGACGCGCACGATCGCTTCGAACTGATCTTTGGCGATGGCCCCCGCATCCCTGTCGCGGCGCGCTCCCACACGCTCCACACCGAACGGGGAATCCAGCTCGGCGAGGTGACCGTCGTGCGGGACCTGCGGGAAGTCTCGGACCTCCGACACCAGCTCCTCACCTCGGCGCGACTCGCCGCCGTGGGTGAACTCGCAGCCGGGATCGCACACGAGATCAACAACCCGCTCGCGTTCGTCCGCTCGAACCTCTCCCAGCTCGAGGCTCGCTGGAAGCAGCTGCGGGATCGGCGTCGGGACCTCGGGCCCGAGTTCGCCTCGGCCTTCTCCGACACGGGAGAGCTGCTCGAAGAATCCCTCGAAGGCATCGACCGGGCCGTCGAGATCGTCCGGAGTGTGAACCGCTTTGCGCATTCCGGCTCGGATGCCCGGGAGAGCGTCGACGTTCGTCAGCTACTGGAGGACTCGCTGAGGATCGCGTCGATCCAGCTGCGCGACCGCGTCGAGGTGTGGTCCGAGTTCGAGAGCGATCTGCCGCCCGTGCGCGGAGCCGCCCAACAACTGCGCCAGGTCTTCCTCAACCTGGTCGTGAACGCCGCGCAGGCCGTCGACGATGGCGGCACGGTCTTCCTGGCCACCCGCGTGGAGCAGGACGAAGTCGTGGTGGCCGTGGCCGACGACGGCTGCGGCATCCCGCGCGACGTCGTCGACCGGATCTTCGACCCGTTCTTCACGACCAAGGCCGTGGGCGTGGGCACGGGCCTCGGGCTCGGAATCGCGCACCGCATCGTCGAGAGCCACGGCGGCACGATCGAAGTGGAGACCGCGGACGGACGCGGCAGCGTGTTCCGGGTGCGACTCCCGGTCGACCACGCGTCTTGA
- the waaF gene encoding lipopolysaccharide heptosyltransferase II: protein MESLRRVLVRLPNPLGDAVMATPALRALRRGLPDAEIHALGPPQHEPLLAGVEGFDVYHPYRGRSFAALRERARALQDLAFDVAVILPDSPRAALDAVVARIPRRIGYGRDWLRRALLTQSIDAPREHGQRVPFSMIERYLRIPRLLGIPDAGDRLTLVVSEADKDAADAALSAVGVARDDAMLLVSPGAAFGRSKLWPPRHFAQACDEITRRFGLRVVLAPAPNPEEEAIAAQVAQAMQEACVVLPPTDGLGTFKAVVARATLVLTNDTGPRHLAVALDRPVVTLMGPTDPRHTAHHLERQRVLFLDLACRPCHAKECPLGHQRCLVDLPPEQAVEAAAQLLSRQAEAPRQAH, encoded by the coding sequence TTGGAATCCCTCCGCCGCGTCCTGGTGCGGCTGCCCAACCCATTGGGCGACGCCGTGATGGCCACACCGGCGCTGCGCGCGCTGCGGCGGGGCCTTCCGGACGCGGAGATCCACGCGCTTGGCCCTCCCCAGCACGAGCCCTTGCTGGCGGGGGTCGAGGGCTTCGACGTCTACCACCCCTATCGCGGGCGCAGCTTCGCGGCGCTGCGCGAACGCGCGCGCGCGCTCCAGGATCTCGCGTTCGACGTAGCGGTGATCCTGCCCGACTCGCCGCGGGCGGCCCTCGATGCCGTCGTTGCACGCATTCCGCGCCGGATCGGCTACGGGCGTGACTGGCTGCGGCGGGCGCTCCTCACCCAGTCGATCGACGCACCGCGCGAACATGGCCAGCGCGTTCCGTTCTCGATGATCGAGCGCTACCTGCGGATTCCCCGCCTGCTGGGGATTCCCGACGCCGGAGATCGCCTGACACTGGTCGTCTCCGAGGCAGACAAAGACGCGGCTGACGCGGCCCTCTCCGCGGTCGGCGTCGCGCGCGACGACGCGATGCTGCTCGTTTCGCCCGGCGCCGCCTTCGGGCGCAGCAAACTCTGGCCTCCTCGACACTTCGCCCAGGCGTGCGACGAGATCACGCGTCGCTTCGGTCTGCGCGTGGTGCTCGCGCCCGCGCCCAATCCCGAAGAGGAGGCGATCGCCGCCCAGGTGGCGCAGGCGATGCAAGAGGCGTGCGTCGTGCTCCCGCCCACGGATGGGCTCGGCACCTTCAAGGCCGTCGTGGCCCGCGCCACCCTCGTTCTCACCAACGACACGGGGCCGCGTCATCTCGCGGTCGCGCTGGATCGCCCGGTAGTCACCCTGATGGGTCCGACGGACCCCCGCCACACGGCGCACCACCTCGAACGCCAGCGGGTCCTCTTCCTCGATCTCGCCTGCCGACCCTGCCACGCGAAGGAGTGTCCGCTGGGCCACCAGCGCTGCCTGGTCGACCTGCCGCCGGAGCAGGCGGTCGAGGCGGCCGCCCAGCTGCTCTCCCGACAGGCGGAGGCGCCGCGTCAAGCCCACTAG
- a CDS encoding radical SAM protein yields MTEAIHDFTGKLRQPSLREHLDTYIGWRKALARARAAGEPDPEPPPIAPISINLDLTTACNYRCDHCIDWDILNTKHRHEEETLRSSIVTMAERGLRSVILIGGGEPTIYKGFVDFVKFLKDLKLQIAVVSNGSQGDKLLDIAEYLDERDWVRLSLDSGSNELFRTMHKPVRKSLTLDEICEWIPKIKERNPRFQLGFSYIIVWGGATRDDVEIHENIDEVVMATERARKYGFDYIALKPVLERGDDGAEVMDPQAAQNRDAVIARIRAEVDKARELATDTFSVRVSTNLRVLEEGSWQDYTHQPKVCHMQALRQVLTPMGTFNCPAHRGVEKARVGGLDAYGDKTMAQITGGQLADLMDDFDASHECREVTCLYNGVNWWLEKMIEDPRDEIEIEPGDERLDFFL; encoded by the coding sequence GTGACGGAGGCCATTCACGATTTCACCGGGAAGTTGCGCCAGCCTTCGCTGCGCGAACATCTCGACACCTACATCGGGTGGCGGAAGGCATTGGCTCGCGCGCGCGCCGCGGGTGAGCCCGATCCCGAGCCGCCGCCGATCGCGCCGATCTCGATCAATCTGGATCTGACGACGGCCTGCAACTATCGCTGCGACCACTGCATCGATTGGGACATCCTGAACACGAAGCACCGCCACGAAGAGGAGACGCTGCGCTCGTCGATCGTCACCATGGCCGAGCGGGGGCTGCGTTCGGTGATCCTGATCGGTGGCGGCGAGCCCACGATCTACAAGGGCTTCGTCGACTTCGTGAAGTTCTTGAAGGACCTGAAACTCCAGATCGCGGTGGTTTCCAATGGCAGCCAGGGCGACAAACTGCTCGACATCGCCGAGTACCTGGACGAGCGGGACTGGGTACGGCTCTCCCTCGACTCGGGTAGCAACGAGCTGTTCCGCACGATGCACAAGCCCGTCCGGAAGTCGCTGACGCTCGACGAGATCTGCGAGTGGATCCCGAAGATCAAGGAGCGCAACCCGCGTTTCCAGCTCGGCTTCTCCTACATCATCGTGTGGGGTGGCGCGACCCGCGACGACGTCGAGATCCACGAGAACATCGACGAAGTCGTGATGGCGACCGAACGGGCCCGCAAGTACGGCTTCGACTACATCGCGCTGAAGCCGGTGCTCGAGCGCGGCGACGACGGTGCCGAGGTGATGGATCCCCAGGCCGCGCAGAACCGCGACGCCGTCATCGCGCGGATCCGGGCCGAGGTCGACAAGGCCCGCGAACTCGCGACGGATACGTTCTCGGTGCGGGTGAGTACCAACCTCCGTGTGCTCGAAGAAGGCAGCTGGCAGGACTACACCCACCAGCCGAAGGTCTGCCACATGCAGGCGCTGCGGCAGGTCTTGACGCCGATGGGCACCTTCAACTGCCCGGCCCATCGCGGCGTCGAGAAGGCGCGCGTCGGCGGACTCGATGCCTACGGCGACAAGACGATGGCCCAGATCACCGGCGGACAGTTGGCCGACCTGATGGACGACTTCGACGCGAGCCACGAGTGCCGCGAGGTCACCTGCCTGTACAACGGCGTGAACTGGTGGCTCGAGAAGATGATCGAAGACCCGCGCGACGAGATCGAGATCGAGCCCGGCGACGAGCGCCTCGACTTCTTCCTCTAG
- a CDS encoding Gfo/Idh/MocA family oxidoreductase, producing MTLRVGLIGARRTRQGLGPFVARDLRALGVEVPVFLATRESSIAPTQAALREIAEIEAAGFTESDAFFAEALDAVAILSPSETHEAHLARAAEAGVSVLCEKPLVWGGTGLAERSRELVERFAGQGLWLYENCQWPFTLPGFEALYPGAFESPPKQFRMQLQPVSEGLQALGDALSHPISVLQRALPGPTTLRNVVFSTRSHPDVPLQVRFDYDSGAGSCAVQIDLAREDTIPRRASLAFDGREARRVVEPESYRLSFAGSERTVPLDDPLTLLIADFVRCLGSGDETERSAHARQIVQRMELLEELIAAYAREEGL from the coding sequence ATGACGCTGCGTGTCGGGTTGATCGGCGCACGCCGCACGCGCCAGGGTCTCGGCCCCTTCGTGGCACGCGACCTCCGCGCGCTCGGCGTGGAAGTTCCGGTCTTCCTCGCGACCCGAGAGAGCTCGATCGCACCGACCCAAGCCGCGCTGCGGGAGATCGCGGAGATCGAGGCGGCGGGGTTCACCGAGTCCGACGCCTTCTTCGCCGAAGCACTCGACGCGGTGGCGATCCTCTCGCCCTCCGAGACCCACGAGGCGCATCTCGCGCGCGCGGCCGAGGCCGGCGTGTCGGTCCTCTGCGAGAAGCCACTCGTGTGGGGAGGGACCGGCCTCGCCGAACGCAGCCGTGAGCTGGTGGAACGCTTCGCGGGCCAGGGGCTCTGGCTCTACGAGAACTGCCAATGGCCGTTCACGCTGCCGGGCTTCGAAGCCCTCTACCCCGGGGCCTTCGAGAGCCCCCCGAAGCAGTTCCGGATGCAGCTCCAGCCGGTTTCCGAAGGGCTCCAGGCCCTTGGGGACGCCCTGTCCCATCCGATCTCGGTGCTCCAGCGGGCCTTGCCCGGTCCCACGACCCTCCGAAATGTGGTTTTTTCAACCCGCTCACATCCGGACGTGCCGCTTCAGGTGCGATTCGACTACGATTCCGGCGCGGGGAGCTGCGCGGTCCAGATCGATCTGGCTCGCGAGGACACCATCCCGCGCCGAGCCAGCCTGGCCTTCGATGGTCGGGAAGCCCGGCGTGTGGTGGAGCCCGAGAGCTACCGGCTATCCTTCGCCGGCTCCGAGCGAACCGTTCCCCTGGACGACCCCCTGACCTTGCTGATCGCTGATTTCGTGCGCTGTTTGGGCAGCGGGGACGAAACCGAACGAAGCGCCCACGCACGCCAGATCGTGCAGCGGATGGAGCTCCTCGAAGAGCTCATCGCTGCCTATGCCCGAGAGGAGGGCCTGTGA
- a CDS encoding glycosyltransferase, whose protein sequence is MARSESGLRIAHVSGETGFSGGEVQVFLLMEGLRDAGHENLLICPPDSRARAEAEKRGIATASVAMRNDLSLPASWRTTRILREQRPHLVHCHTGRANWVGGLAAWRAGIPALTTRRMDRRVKRGPRTRWLYGRVMRRAAAISPAVATRLEEGGVAADRIRLIWSSVDPATLTPSADRAQLRSERDVRDDDVVLLVTANLVRRKGIDLLIEALARCAEAPGLRLWVVGDGVEKEALEALARERGVTARATFFGRRDDIADWLEACDVFVLPSRLEGLGVAALEAMARARPVVASAVGGLAEVVLHEETGLLVQPEDADALAAALQRMHADAVLRDRLGHAGAQRIRDTFTASKMVEQYVALYREILAETETT, encoded by the coding sequence GTGGCCAGGAGCGAATCCGGCCTGCGGATCGCCCATGTATCGGGCGAGACGGGTTTCTCGGGCGGCGAGGTACAGGTCTTCCTGCTGATGGAAGGCCTCCGCGACGCGGGCCACGAGAACCTGCTGATCTGCCCGCCCGACAGTCGGGCTCGCGCCGAGGCCGAGAAGCGCGGTATCGCGACGGCGAGCGTGGCCATGCGCAACGACCTCTCGCTTCCCGCCAGCTGGCGCACGACCCGGATCCTCCGCGAACAGCGCCCGCATTTGGTGCACTGCCATACCGGTCGCGCCAACTGGGTGGGAGGCCTGGCTGCCTGGCGCGCGGGAATTCCCGCCCTGACCACGCGGCGGATGGACCGACGCGTGAAGCGCGGACCGCGCACGCGCTGGCTGTATGGACGCGTGATGCGCCGGGCGGCAGCGATCTCGCCTGCGGTTGCCACGCGACTCGAGGAAGGCGGCGTCGCCGCGGACCGCATTCGTCTGATCTGGAGTTCCGTCGACCCCGCCACCCTCACCCCCAGCGCCGACCGCGCGCAGTTGCGCAGCGAACGCGACGTTCGGGACGACGACGTCGTGCTGCTGGTGACGGCGAACCTGGTCCGACGCAAGGGCATCGACCTGCTGATCGAGGCACTGGCGCGCTGCGCGGAAGCCCCCGGCCTGCGGCTCTGGGTGGTCGGAGACGGCGTCGAGAAGGAGGCGCTCGAAGCGCTGGCGCGCGAACGCGGCGTCACCGCGCGCGCCACATTCTTCGGCCGACGCGACGACATCGCCGACTGGCTCGAGGCCTGCGACGTCTTCGTCCTGCCGTCGCGGCTCGAGGGGCTCGGCGTCGCTGCGCTCGAGGCGATGGCACGTGCGCGCCCGGTGGTCGCCAGTGCGGTCGGCGGGCTCGCCGAGGTCGTCCTGCACGAAGAGACGGGTCTGCTGGTGCAGCCCGAGGACGCAGATGCCCTCGCGGCAGCGCTGCAGCGCATGCACGCCGACGCCGTGCTCCGCGATCGCCTCGGGCACGCCGGCGCCCAGCGCATCCGCGATACCTTCACCGCGTCGAAGATGGTCGAGCAGTACGTGGCGCTGTACCGCGAGATCCTGGCCGAGACGGAGACGACATGA
- the hslO gene encoding Hsp33 family molecular chaperone HslO yields the protein MAEPLAAHLPGIRADHLWQFHRHVRRRRRDLHESLLRHRVNQPPDRLVRCVSEEGGIAVRAIVGTELVREGAARHRTSPTATTALGRTLLGALLLAASGKEDDESVQVQFRGDGPLKGVVAGADALGNARGYVGSPRAHPPRVDGQLDVHAAVGAGVLTVVRMRAGQQPYTGIVQIVHGTIAQDLTHYLSESEQSQTALALGVQEDPPRGVRSAAGYLVHALPGASEAEIDRVEENVRATPNPSQLVAEGLDAHGLLARLLEGLGMRDAHELPVAFHCGCNEERVSRALQTLGREELERAIEEAEPIGVECHFCAASYQVGPDRLRVLIEAGEESSAPPS from the coding sequence GTGGCAGAGCCGCTTGCTGCGCATCTTCCTGGTATTCGTGCTGACCACCTTTGGCAGTTTCATCGGCACGTACGTCGGCGGCGTCGAGATCTTCACGAATCTCTTCTGAGGCATCGCGTGAACCAGCCCCCGGACCGTCTCGTTCGTTGTGTCTCCGAAGAGGGAGGCATTGCCGTGCGCGCCATCGTCGGGACCGAGCTCGTCCGCGAGGGCGCCGCCCGGCATCGCACCTCTCCCACGGCGACGACTGCGCTCGGCCGCACCCTGCTCGGGGCCCTGCTGCTGGCGGCCAGCGGGAAGGAAGACGACGAGAGCGTGCAGGTGCAGTTCCGCGGGGATGGCCCCTTGAAGGGCGTGGTCGCCGGCGCCGACGCCCTCGGGAATGCCCGCGGCTACGTCGGCAGCCCGCGGGCACACCCGCCTCGGGTGGACGGTCAGCTCGACGTGCATGCCGCGGTGGGGGCCGGGGTGCTCACGGTCGTACGCATGCGCGCCGGCCAACAGCCGTACACCGGCATCGTGCAGATCGTGCACGGAACGATTGCGCAAGACCTCACCCACTACCTGTCCGAGAGCGAGCAGAGCCAGACGGCGCTCGCGTTGGGCGTGCAAGAGGATCCGCCGCGTGGGGTCCGCTCCGCGGCCGGCTACCTGGTGCACGCCCTGCCCGGTGCGAGCGAAGCCGAGATCGACCGGGTCGAAGAGAACGTGCGGGCCACCCCGAACCCGTCCCAGCTGGTGGCCGAGGGGCTCGATGCGCACGGCCTGCTCGCGCGCCTGCTCGAGGGCCTGGGCATGCGCGACGCCCACGAACTCCCTGTGGCCTTCCATTGTGGGTGCAACGAGGAGCGGGTGTCCCGCGCGCTGCAGACGCTGGGGCGCGAGGAGCTCGAACGCGCCATCGAAGAAGCGGAACCGATCGGCGTGGAGTGTCACTTCTGCGCGGCCTCCTACCAGGTCGGCCCGGACCGGCTGCGCGTCCTGATCGAGGCGGGGGAGGAGTCCTCCGCGCCGCCCTCCTGA
- a CDS encoding TraB/GumN family protein has product MDDARPTEPTPEAAADWPSDVQTVRLDDREFLLVGTAHVSRESADLVREVIEKERPDTVCIELDTQRFEALSQRRRWEDLDLRQVIRERQLAPLLANLILASYQKKLGGALGVAPGTELLEASKAAEEFEIPVELCDRDVRVTLRRAWGAMTLWNKAKLLAALLGSVVDRPELDEAELRRIRDQDVLSELMRELGDELPAVKTTLIDERDQFLAEKIRSAAGRRVVAVVGAGHVQGIRRSIESRSPVDLAALNVIPPVGKLWKWIGWGVPAAIIGALIAIGVQQGARVAGENLLFWILANGIPASLGALIALAHPLVIIGAFAAAPVTSLIPVIGAGYVCAFLQAYLQPPTVREFETVGDDFGEWKHWWQSRLLRIFLVFVLTTFGSFIGTYVGGVEIFTNLF; this is encoded by the coding sequence ATGGACGACGCGCGCCCCACCGAACCGACCCCGGAAGCCGCCGCCGACTGGCCCTCCGACGTCCAGACCGTGCGACTCGATGACCGCGAGTTCCTGCTCGTGGGCACGGCTCACGTGTCGCGCGAGTCCGCCGACCTCGTCCGGGAGGTCATCGAGAAGGAGCGACCCGACACGGTCTGCATCGAGCTCGACACCCAGCGCTTCGAAGCACTCTCCCAGCGCCGCCGCTGGGAAGACCTCGATCTTCGACAGGTCATTCGGGAACGGCAGCTCGCTCCGCTCCTCGCGAACCTGATCCTCGCCTCGTACCAGAAGAAGCTGGGCGGGGCGCTGGGCGTCGCGCCCGGGACCGAGCTGCTCGAGGCGTCGAAGGCCGCCGAAGAGTTCGAGATCCCCGTCGAACTCTGCGACCGCGACGTGCGCGTGACGCTGCGCCGCGCCTGGGGCGCGATGACGCTCTGGAACAAGGCGAAGCTGCTGGCTGCGCTGCTGGGCAGCGTCGTCGACCGGCCCGAGCTCGACGAGGCCGAGCTGCGTCGCATCCGCGACCAGGACGTGCTCTCCGAGCTGATGCGCGAACTCGGCGACGAGCTGCCGGCGGTGAAGACCACGCTCATCGACGAGCGCGACCAGTTCCTCGCCGAGAAGATCCGCAGCGCGGCTGGGCGGCGGGTGGTCGCCGTGGTCGGTGCAGGTCACGTCCAGGGCATCCGGCGCTCGATCGAGTCGCGCAGCCCGGTCGACCTCGCGGCGTTGAACGTGATCCCACCCGTCGGGAAGCTGTGGAAGTGGATCGGTTGGGGCGTACCCGCCGCGATCATCGGCGCCCTCATCGCGATCGGCGTCCAGCAGGGAGCCCGCGTGGCCGGCGAGAACCTGCTGTTCTGGATCCTCGCGAACGGCATCCCCGCCTCGCTGGGAGCGCTGATCGCCCTCGCCCACCCGCTCGTCATCATCGGGGCCTTCGCCGCAGCACCCGTCACCAGCCTGATCCCGGTGATCGGCGCGGGCTACGTCTGCGCGTTCCTGCAGGCCTATCTGCAACCGCCAACGGTGCGCGAGTTCGAGACCGTGGGGGATGACTTCGGCGAGTGGAAGCACTGGTGGCAGAGCCGCTTGCTGCGCATCTTCCTGGTATTCGTGCTGACCACCTTTGGCAGTTTCATCGGCACGTACGTCGGCGGCGTCGAGATCTTCACGAATCTCTTCTGA
- a CDS encoding protein-methionine-sulfoxide reductase heme-binding subunit MsrQ, with protein sequence MLRPRQRIQAIAIGVACLPLIGLGVAALRDDLGANPIETLTHVTGEWALRWLLVSLAVTPARRWLDWQWAAPLRRTFGLAAFGYASLHLGVWAGLDWFFDLGAMWEDVVERRYITMGFAGFLCMLPLAITSTRGWIRRLGKRWVTLHRLAYLAGIAAVVHYLWLVKADLLAPLVHAALLASLFGLRWLGHRRSRA encoded by the coding sequence TTGCTTCGCCCTCGGCAACGCATTCAGGCGATCGCGATCGGCGTCGCCTGCCTCCCGCTGATCGGACTCGGTGTCGCCGCCCTGCGCGACGATCTGGGTGCGAACCCGATCGAGACCCTGACGCATGTGACGGGCGAGTGGGCCCTGCGCTGGTTGCTCGTGAGTCTCGCCGTGACGCCGGCGCGACGTTGGCTCGACTGGCAGTGGGCGGCGCCCCTGCGTCGCACCTTCGGGCTCGCGGCGTTCGGCTACGCCTCGCTCCACCTCGGCGTCTGGGCGGGACTCGACTGGTTCTTCGACCTCGGCGCGATGTGGGAAGACGTCGTCGAGCGCCGTTACATCACCATGGGGTTCGCCGGTTTTCTCTGCATGCTGCCCCTCGCGATCACGTCCACGCGGGGCTGGATCCGTCGCCTCGGCAAGCGCTGGGTCACGCTGCACCGGCTGGCCTACCTCGCCGGCATCGCCGCCGTGGTGCATTACCTCTGGTTGGTAAAGGCGGACCTGCTCGCACCGCTGGTGCACGCCGCGCTCCTCGCCAGCCTGTTCGGCCTGCGCTGGCTGGGACATCGGCGCAGTCGGGCCTAG
- the msrP gene encoding protein-methionine-sulfoxide reductase catalytic subunit MsrP: MTRHRQPEPPSREITSEAQYLRRREFLRHSAWLGAGLSIGCGMEEAGAAATAPTGEKLQGVVKSPLSVAEAPTPFADAASYNNFYEFGTGKDDPARYAHTLRTRPWNVRIDGEVGKPGEIGIEDLIRPHTLEERVYRFRCVEAWSMVIPWVGFSLGDLLKRFEPTSNAKYVAFETLHDPAQMPGQRRSVLEWPYVEGLRIDEAMHPLTLLAVGMYGQVLPNQNGAPLRLVVPWKYGFKSIKSIVRIRLTKTLPPTSWNISAPREYGFYSNVNPAVDHPRWSQKRERRIGEFRRRETLPFNGYAEQVASLYQGMDLRANY, translated from the coding sequence ATGACGCGCCACCGCCAGCCCGAGCCGCCCTCCCGTGAGATCACCTCCGAGGCGCAGTACCTGCGACGCCGCGAATTCCTGCGCCACTCGGCCTGGCTCGGCGCCGGTCTGTCGATCGGCTGCGGCATGGAAGAGGCCGGCGCGGCCGCGACGGCTCCGACCGGCGAGAAGCTCCAGGGCGTCGTCAAGAGCCCCCTCAGCGTGGCCGAGGCCCCGACCCCGTTTGCGGACGCGGCCAGCTACAACAACTTCTACGAGTTCGGGACCGGCAAGGACGACCCGGCGCGCTACGCACACACCCTGCGGACGCGGCCCTGGAACGTCCGCATCGATGGCGAGGTCGGAAAACCCGGTGAGATCGGCATCGAAGACCTGATCCGCCCGCACACGCTCGAGGAACGGGTCTACCGGTTTCGCTGCGTCGAGGCCTGGTCGATGGTGATTCCCTGGGTCGGCTTCTCGCTCGGAGATCTCCTGAAGCGCTTCGAGCCCACCTCGAACGCGAAGTACGTCGCGTTCGAGACGCTGCACGATCCCGCGCAGATGCCCGGTCAGCGCCGTTCGGTCCTCGAGTGGCCCTATGTCGAGGGGCTGCGGATCGACGAAGCGATGCATCCGTTGACGCTGCTCGCGGTCGGCATGTACGGGCAGGTGTTGCCCAACCAGAACGGCGCGCCCCTGCGCCTCGTGGTGCCGTGGAAGTACGGCTTCAAGAGCATCAAGTCGATCGTGCGGATCCGTCTGACGAAGACCCTGCCGCCCACGAGCTGGAACATCTCTGCGCCGCGCGAGTACGGCTTCTACTCGAACGTGAACCCGGCCGTCGATCATCCGCGGTGGAGCCAGAAGCGCGAACGCCGCATCGGCGAGTTCCGGCGCCGCGAGACGTTGCCGTTCAACGGCTACGCCGAGCAGGTAGCGTCCCTCTATCAAGGGATGGATCTGCGCGCCAACTACTAG